In Bufo gargarizans isolate SCDJY-AF-19 chromosome 6, ASM1485885v1, whole genome shotgun sequence, a single genomic region encodes these proteins:
- the ZYX gene encoding zyxin isoform X3, protein MKRFPCCKDIKMDPAAPATRMTSSFTINISTPSFYNQPKKFAPVVPPKPKVNPFKAAEEGDPKTNSAGLQDSATAPRAFLGRVGEIPSLPPPEHEEFILPPPPPNDDSVMSPTMSFPPPPPSFGDDILGSPTSSFPPPPPPEFAEPFPPPAEEFFPSPPSLEETSLVSGTSDIQDRTGQGLNMKEVEELEMLTQQLMREMDKQPTAESHTMDRCKLCGQGLSRTETVVRAGEHLYHVHCFTCTKCEQQLQGQQYYECEGRPLCEDCYQDTLERCAVCEKKITERLLKAMGKAYHPECFTCAVCSRALQGEPFIVDQNNLPHCVADYHRKYAPRCSVCGEPIAPEPGRDETVRVVALEKNFHMMCYKCEDCGCPLSTDADDSGCFPLDGHVLCKKCHTVRARAAM, encoded by the exons acATCAAGATGGACCCAGCCGCTCCCGCCACCCGGATGACCTCCTCTTTCACCATCAACATCTCCACCCCATCTTTTTACAACCAGCCCAAAAAGTTTGCTCCAGTGGTGCCCCCTAAGCCTAAGGTGAACCCATTTAAAGCGGCTGAGGAAGGAGACCCCAAGACTAACTCTGCTGGCCTCCAGGATAGCGCAACCGCCCCGCGTGCTTTTTTGGGGAGAGTTGGAGAAATCCCATCCTTACCGCCACCTGAGCATGAGG AATTCATTTTGCCACCTCCTCCACCCAACGATGACTCTGTCATGAGCCCCACCATGTCTTTCCCACCTCCTCCACCTTCCTTTGGGGATGACATCCTTGGTTCCCCCACATCCAGCTTCCCTCCACCTCCACCACCTGAATTTGCCGAGCCCTTTCCACCTCCTGCTGAAGAGTTCTTCCCTTCACCACCTTCCCTGGAGGAAACAAGCCTTGTTAGTGGAACTAGCGACATCCAG GATCGGACTGGACAGGGATTGAACatgaaagaagtggaagagttggaAATGTTGACCCAGCAATTAATGCGGGAGATGGACAAACAGCCAACAGCAGAATCCCATACCATGG ATCGCTGTAAACTGTGTGGCCAGGGATTGTCCAGGACGGAGACGGTGGTGAGGGCCGGGGAGCACCTGTACCACGTCCACTGTTTCACCTGCACCAAGTGTGAGCAGCAGCTACAGGGGCAGCAGTACTACGAGTGTGAAGGGCGGCCCCTCTGCGAGGACTGCTACCAG GACACGTTAGAGCGCTGTGCGGTGTGTGAGAAGAAGATAACAGAGCGTTTGCTGAAGGCCATGGGAAAGGCCTATCACCCAGAGTGCTTCACCTGCGCCGTCTGCAGTCGCGCGCTCCAGGGCGAGCCTTTTATTGTGGATCAGAATAACCTGCCGCATTGTGTTGCCGATTACCACAG GAAGTATGCTCCTCGCTGCTCCGTTTGTGGAGAACCAATTGCCCCAGAGCCTGGACGGGATGAAACCGTAAGGGTGGTGGCACTGGAGAAGAACTTCCATATGATGTGCTACAAGTGTGAG GACTGTGGTTGCCCTCTTTCCACCGATGCCGACGACTCCGGTTGCTTCCCGTTGGACGGACACGTTCTGTGCAAAAAATGCCACACAGTGAGGGCTCGGGCTGCCATGTAA
- the ZYX gene encoding zyxin isoform X1: protein MKRFPCCKDIKMDPAAPATRMTSSFTINISTPSFYNQPKKFAPVVPPKPKVNPFKAAEEGDPKTNSAGLQDSATAPRAFLGRVGEIPSLPPPEHEEFILPPPPPNDDSVMSPTMSFPPPPPSFGDDILGSPTSSFPPPPPPEFAEPFPPPAEEFFPSPPSLEETSLVSGTSDIQVTPPPPPPPPAPPVVTPKPPAPSSFSPKPTVPLTFTPKTPATTFSPKPVAPPSVSPKPNNPIPVAPKPAAPVAVSPKPSVPNTFIPKVPAPYTFSPAQSSNPPPAPSFSPKPVSAPTFSPKPAPSHTFTPKPSAPHTFTPKQIEPASESSRPQQKFPTSQPSATRVDPPAPSATSSRGPSGFNFAQQREKPQVLEKARPDPEGSQKENGRIVVPQAEINRNSGSQMENFRNHQGIKSNGAPSEGYQSLKIQSDATQRKSPQPNMQRPPEPDRTGQGLNMKEVEELEMLTQQLMREMDKQPTAESHTMDRCKLCGQGLSRTETVVRAGEHLYHVHCFTCTKCEQQLQGQQYYECEGRPLCEDCYQDTLERCAVCEKKITERLLKAMGKAYHPECFTCAVCSRALQGEPFIVDQNNLPHCVADYHRKYAPRCSVCGEPIAPEPGRDETVRVVALEKNFHMMCYKCEDCGCPLSTDADDSGCFPLDGHVLCKKCHTVRARAAM from the exons acATCAAGATGGACCCAGCCGCTCCCGCCACCCGGATGACCTCCTCTTTCACCATCAACATCTCCACCCCATCTTTTTACAACCAGCCCAAAAAGTTTGCTCCAGTGGTGCCCCCTAAGCCTAAGGTGAACCCATTTAAAGCGGCTGAGGAAGGAGACCCCAAGACTAACTCTGCTGGCCTCCAGGATAGCGCAACCGCCCCGCGTGCTTTTTTGGGGAGAGTTGGAGAAATCCCATCCTTACCGCCACCTGAGCATGAGG AATTCATTTTGCCACCTCCTCCACCCAACGATGACTCTGTCATGAGCCCCACCATGTCTTTCCCACCTCCTCCACCTTCCTTTGGGGATGACATCCTTGGTTCCCCCACATCCAGCTTCCCTCCACCTCCACCACCTGAATTTGCCGAGCCCTTTCCACCTCCTGCTGAAGAGTTCTTCCCTTCACCACCTTCCCTGGAGGAAACAAGCCTTGTTAGTGGAACTAGCGACATCCAG gtcacaccaccaccaccaccacctccaccagctCCTCCAGTGGTCACTCCAAAACCACCTGCCCCATCTTCTTTTTCACCTAAGCCAACTGTGCCTTTAACATTTACACCTAAAACCCCAGCAACCACATTTAGCCCTAAGCCTGTTGCCCCTCCTTCTGTTAGCCCTAAACCTAACAATCCTATCCCAGTTGCACCAAAACCGGCAGCGCCAGTGGCAGTTTCACCCAAACCTTCTGTACCTAACACATTTATTCCAAAGGTTCCTGCCCCTTATACATTTTCTCCTGCACAGTCTTCTAACCCACCGCCTGCTCCTTCCTTTTCTCCTAAGCCGGTGAGTGCACCAACTTTCTCCCCAAAACCGGCTCCATCTCACACATTCACCCCAAAACCTTCTGCCCCCCACACATTCACACCCAAACAGATAGAACCAGCATCAGAATCTTCACGCCCACAACAGAAGTTTCCCACATCTCAGCCCAGTGCCACCAGAGTGGACCCTCCTGCTCCTTCCGCAACTTCGTCTAGAGGGCCATCAGGATTTAACTTTGCACAGCAACGTGAAAAGCCTCAAGTGCTTGAAAAAGCTAGACCTGACCCTGAAGGGTCACAGAAAGAGAATGGAAGAATTGTTGTGCCCCAGGCTGAGATCAACAGGAATTCTGGGTCACAGATGGAGAACTTTAGGAACCACCAAGGAATAAAATCCAATGGAGCACCATCAGAAGGCTATCAGTCTTTGAAAATACAGTCGGATGCAACCCAAAGAAAATCTCCTCAACCCAACATGCAAAGACCTCCCGAGCCT GATCGGACTGGACAGGGATTGAACatgaaagaagtggaagagttggaAATGTTGACCCAGCAATTAATGCGGGAGATGGACAAACAGCCAACAGCAGAATCCCATACCATGG ATCGCTGTAAACTGTGTGGCCAGGGATTGTCCAGGACGGAGACGGTGGTGAGGGCCGGGGAGCACCTGTACCACGTCCACTGTTTCACCTGCACCAAGTGTGAGCAGCAGCTACAGGGGCAGCAGTACTACGAGTGTGAAGGGCGGCCCCTCTGCGAGGACTGCTACCAG GACACGTTAGAGCGCTGTGCGGTGTGTGAGAAGAAGATAACAGAGCGTTTGCTGAAGGCCATGGGAAAGGCCTATCACCCAGAGTGCTTCACCTGCGCCGTCTGCAGTCGCGCGCTCCAGGGCGAGCCTTTTATTGTGGATCAGAATAACCTGCCGCATTGTGTTGCCGATTACCACAG GAAGTATGCTCCTCGCTGCTCCGTTTGTGGAGAACCAATTGCCCCAGAGCCTGGACGGGATGAAACCGTAAGGGTGGTGGCACTGGAGAAGAACTTCCATATGATGTGCTACAAGTGTGAG GACTGTGGTTGCCCTCTTTCCACCGATGCCGACGACTCCGGTTGCTTCCCGTTGGACGGACACGTTCTGTGCAAAAAATGCCACACAGTGAGGGCTCGGGCTGCCATGTAA
- the ZYX gene encoding zyxin isoform X2, translating into MDPAAPATRMTSSFTINISTPSFYNQPKKFAPVVPPKPKVNPFKAAEEGDPKTNSAGLQDSATAPRAFLGRVGEIPSLPPPEHEEFILPPPPPNDDSVMSPTMSFPPPPPSFGDDILGSPTSSFPPPPPPEFAEPFPPPAEEFFPSPPSLEETSLVSGTSDIQVTPPPPPPPPAPPVVTPKPPAPSSFSPKPTVPLTFTPKTPATTFSPKPVAPPSVSPKPNNPIPVAPKPAAPVAVSPKPSVPNTFIPKVPAPYTFSPAQSSNPPPAPSFSPKPVSAPTFSPKPAPSHTFTPKPSAPHTFTPKQIEPASESSRPQQKFPTSQPSATRVDPPAPSATSSRGPSGFNFAQQREKPQVLEKARPDPEGSQKENGRIVVPQAEINRNSGSQMENFRNHQGIKSNGAPSEGYQSLKIQSDATQRKSPQPNMQRPPEPDRTGQGLNMKEVEELEMLTQQLMREMDKQPTAESHTMDRCKLCGQGLSRTETVVRAGEHLYHVHCFTCTKCEQQLQGQQYYECEGRPLCEDCYQDTLERCAVCEKKITERLLKAMGKAYHPECFTCAVCSRALQGEPFIVDQNNLPHCVADYHRKYAPRCSVCGEPIAPEPGRDETVRVVALEKNFHMMCYKCEDCGCPLSTDADDSGCFPLDGHVLCKKCHTVRARAAM; encoded by the exons ATGGACCCAGCCGCTCCCGCCACCCGGATGACCTCCTCTTTCACCATCAACATCTCCACCCCATCTTTTTACAACCAGCCCAAAAAGTTTGCTCCAGTGGTGCCCCCTAAGCCTAAGGTGAACCCATTTAAAGCGGCTGAGGAAGGAGACCCCAAGACTAACTCTGCTGGCCTCCAGGATAGCGCAACCGCCCCGCGTGCTTTTTTGGGGAGAGTTGGAGAAATCCCATCCTTACCGCCACCTGAGCATGAGG AATTCATTTTGCCACCTCCTCCACCCAACGATGACTCTGTCATGAGCCCCACCATGTCTTTCCCACCTCCTCCACCTTCCTTTGGGGATGACATCCTTGGTTCCCCCACATCCAGCTTCCCTCCACCTCCACCACCTGAATTTGCCGAGCCCTTTCCACCTCCTGCTGAAGAGTTCTTCCCTTCACCACCTTCCCTGGAGGAAACAAGCCTTGTTAGTGGAACTAGCGACATCCAG gtcacaccaccaccaccaccacctccaccagctCCTCCAGTGGTCACTCCAAAACCACCTGCCCCATCTTCTTTTTCACCTAAGCCAACTGTGCCTTTAACATTTACACCTAAAACCCCAGCAACCACATTTAGCCCTAAGCCTGTTGCCCCTCCTTCTGTTAGCCCTAAACCTAACAATCCTATCCCAGTTGCACCAAAACCGGCAGCGCCAGTGGCAGTTTCACCCAAACCTTCTGTACCTAACACATTTATTCCAAAGGTTCCTGCCCCTTATACATTTTCTCCTGCACAGTCTTCTAACCCACCGCCTGCTCCTTCCTTTTCTCCTAAGCCGGTGAGTGCACCAACTTTCTCCCCAAAACCGGCTCCATCTCACACATTCACCCCAAAACCTTCTGCCCCCCACACATTCACACCCAAACAGATAGAACCAGCATCAGAATCTTCACGCCCACAACAGAAGTTTCCCACATCTCAGCCCAGTGCCACCAGAGTGGACCCTCCTGCTCCTTCCGCAACTTCGTCTAGAGGGCCATCAGGATTTAACTTTGCACAGCAACGTGAAAAGCCTCAAGTGCTTGAAAAAGCTAGACCTGACCCTGAAGGGTCACAGAAAGAGAATGGAAGAATTGTTGTGCCCCAGGCTGAGATCAACAGGAATTCTGGGTCACAGATGGAGAACTTTAGGAACCACCAAGGAATAAAATCCAATGGAGCACCATCAGAAGGCTATCAGTCTTTGAAAATACAGTCGGATGCAACCCAAAGAAAATCTCCTCAACCCAACATGCAAAGACCTCCCGAGCCT GATCGGACTGGACAGGGATTGAACatgaaagaagtggaagagttggaAATGTTGACCCAGCAATTAATGCGGGAGATGGACAAACAGCCAACAGCAGAATCCCATACCATGG ATCGCTGTAAACTGTGTGGCCAGGGATTGTCCAGGACGGAGACGGTGGTGAGGGCCGGGGAGCACCTGTACCACGTCCACTGTTTCACCTGCACCAAGTGTGAGCAGCAGCTACAGGGGCAGCAGTACTACGAGTGTGAAGGGCGGCCCCTCTGCGAGGACTGCTACCAG GACACGTTAGAGCGCTGTGCGGTGTGTGAGAAGAAGATAACAGAGCGTTTGCTGAAGGCCATGGGAAAGGCCTATCACCCAGAGTGCTTCACCTGCGCCGTCTGCAGTCGCGCGCTCCAGGGCGAGCCTTTTATTGTGGATCAGAATAACCTGCCGCATTGTGTTGCCGATTACCACAG GAAGTATGCTCCTCGCTGCTCCGTTTGTGGAGAACCAATTGCCCCAGAGCCTGGACGGGATGAAACCGTAAGGGTGGTGGCACTGGAGAAGAACTTCCATATGATGTGCTACAAGTGTGAG GACTGTGGTTGCCCTCTTTCCACCGATGCCGACGACTCCGGTTGCTTCCCGTTGGACGGACACGTTCTGTGCAAAAAATGCCACACAGTGAGGGCTCGGGCTGCCATGTAA